One window of the Lytechinus variegatus isolate NC3 chromosome 3, Lvar_3.0, whole genome shotgun sequence genome contains the following:
- the LOC121411201 gene encoding rho-related GTP-binding protein RhoA-B-like: MPCALQLQLFGRDFTDSPKQVHMAAIRKKLVIVGDGACGKTCLLIVFSKDQFPEVYVPTVFENYVADIEVDNKQVELALWDTAGQEDYDRLRPLSYPDTDVILMCFAIDNPDSLENIPEKWTPEVRHFCPNVPIILVGNKKDLRNDDHTKLELQRTKQTPVSYDEGHQMAVKSGAAKYMECSAKTNDGVREVFETATRQALQSRKKKNRFKCQIF; this comes from the exons ATGCCCTGTGCATTGCAATTGCAACTTTTTG GGCGAGATTTTACAGATTCACCGAAACAAGTACATATGGCTGCGATTAGGAAAAAGCTGGTCATTGTTGGAGATGGTGCGTGCGGAAAGACATGTTTGCTGATAGTATTTAGCAAAGATCAGTTCCCAGAAGTTTACGTCCCAACAGTATTTGAGAACTATGTAGCTGATATTGAAGTAGATAATAAACAA GTTGAATTAGCATTATGGGATACTGCCGGTCAGGAAGACTACGACAGACTGAGACCACTCTCATATCCAGACACAGATGTTATACTCATGTGCTTTGCCATAGATAATCCAGACAGCTTGGAAAATATCCCTGAGAAATGGACACCAGAG GTGAGGCATTTCTGTCCCAACGTCCCTATTATCCTGGTTGGTAACAAGAAGGATCTTCGAAATGACGATCACACCAAGCTGGAGCTACAGCGAACAAAGCAAACTCCTGTCTCGTATGACGAAGGTCACCAGATGGCCGTGAAGAGCGGTGCTGCCAAGTACATGGAGTGCTCAGCCAAGACTAATGATGGAGTGAGAGAAGTCTTTGAAACGGCAACAAGACAAGCTCTGCAGAgcaggaagaagaagaacaggTTCAAATGCCAGatcttctaa